The Cloeon dipterum chromosome 3, ieCloDipt1.1, whole genome shotgun sequence genome includes a region encoding these proteins:
- the LOC135939002 gene encoding cuticle protein 38-like, which yields MFKLVAFAALLAVASAGVVAPLAYSSPLAYAAPAVHAPVAYAAPVAYAAPAVVKTVAPVATSYANTYKVAVKAPVVAAAPVAYASPVAYASPLAYARPVVAAAPVAYGTTLLH from the exons ATGTTCAAGCTC GTTGCCTTCGCCGCCCTCCTGGCCGTCGCCAGCGCTGGAGTCGTCGCCCCTCTGGCCTACTCCTCCCCCCTGGCttatgccgcccccgccgtCCACGCTCCCGTGGCCTATGCTGCCCCCGTGGCttacgccgcccccgccgtcGTCAAGACCGTTGCCCCCGTCGCCACCTCTTACGCTAACACCTACAAGGTCGCTGTGAAGGCCCCCGTCGTCGCTGCCGCCCCCGTCGCCTACGCTTCTCCTGTGGCTTATGCCTCCCCCCTCGCCTACGCCAGGCCCGTCGTTGCTGCCGCCCCCGTCGCCTACGGCACCACCCTCCTCCACTAA
- the AspRS gene encoding aspartate--tRNA ligase, cytoplasmic gives MADEQEGGKSKKQLKKEAKEKEKAAKREEHRGAAKTGNEAQIQKDEDDCSVGKYGGLALIQSGERPAREYLHVRDLGAAQSNKTVWIRARLHTSRAKGKQCFVVLRQQESTVQALAQVDQNTSKQMVKFLSNISKESIVEVEGVVSAVERKIESCTQQDVELHVRQAFLVSAAKPQLPLQVEDASRRDDPSDAEGLQIRVNQDTRLDNRVLDLRTPANQAIFRLEAAVCRLFRDLLTTQGFTEIHTPKIISAASEGGANVFTVSYFKGQAYLAQSPQLYKQMAIAADFDKVFTVGAVFRAEDSNTHRHLTEFVGLDLEMAFKWHYHEVLDVIGNTFTQLFRGLQEKCATEIAAVGQQYPVEPFVFLDPPLRLTFRQGLDLLAEAGVKLNDEDDLSTPDEKLLGRLVKKKYNTDFYILDKFPLAVRPFYTMPDPLDKKWSNSYDMFMRGEEILSGAQRIHDPEFLTQRAQHHDIDLSKIAAYIDAFRYGCPPHAGGGIGLERVVMLYLGLDNIRKTSMFPRDPKRLTP, from the exons ATGGCTGACGAACAAGA AGGAGGCAAatctaaaaaacaattaaaaaaagaagcgAAAGAAAAGGAGAAGGCAGCAAAACGCGAGGAACATCGTGGCGCTGCCAAGACCGGAAATGAAGCACAAAtccaaaaa GACGAGGATGACTGCTCAGTTGGCAAGTACGGTGGCTTGGCGCTGATACAAAGTGGCGAGCGGCCTGCTCGTGAATATTTGCATGTTCGCGATTTGGGCGCTGCTCAAAGCAACAAGACCGTTTGGATCCGAGCTCGTCTGCACACCAGCCGCGCTAAAGGCAAGCAGTGCTTTGTGGTGCTTAGACAGCAAGAAAGCACAGTCCAGGCACTGGCTCAGGTTGACCAGAATACTAGCAAACAGATGGTCAAGTTTCTTTCCAA CATCAGCAAAGAGAGCATTGTGGAGGTGGAGGGTGTGGTTTCGGCGGTCGAGCGCAAAATTGAGTCGTGCACGCAGCAGGACGTAGAGCTGCACGTGCGCCAGGCCTTCCTGGTTTCTGCCGCAAAGCCCCAACTGCCCTTGCAAGTAGAGGACGCCTCGCGCCGCGACGACCCTTCT GACGCGGAGGGTCTGCAGATCAGGGTGAACCAGGACACGCGACTGGACAACCGAGTTCTCGACCTTCGCACCCCGGCAAACCAGGCCATTTTCAGACTGGAGGCGGCTGTGTGTCGCCTCTTCAGGGACCTGCTTACCACTCAGGGCTTCACGGAAATTCACACGCCCAAAATCATTTCAGCGGCGTCTGAAGGCGGCGCTAATGTCTTCACTGTGTCCTACTTCAAAGGACAAGCTTACCTGGCCCAGAGTCCACAGCTCTACAAGCAAATGGCCATTGCTGCCGACTTTGACAAGGTCTTCACTGTTGGAGCAG TTTTCAGGGCAGAGGACAGCAACACCCATCGCCACCTGACAGAATTTGTCGGCCTGGATCTGGAGATGGCGTTCAAGTGGCATTACCATGAGGTGCTTGACGTGATCGGCAACACTTTCACCCAGCTCTTCAGAGGCCTGCAGGAGAAGTGTGCCACTGAAATTGCTGCTGTGGGACAGCAGTATCCTGTCGAGCCATTTGTCTTCCTCGATCCTCCCCTACGACTCACCTTCCGCCAGGGCCTCGATCTCTTGGCAGAGGCTGGAGTCAAACTGAATGATGAGGATGACTTGTCGACTCCTGACGAAAAACTTCTTGGACGCCTTGTTAAGAAGAAG TATAACACTGATTTTTACATCCTGGACAAGTTCCCACTTGCTGTTAGACCGTTTTACACCATGCCTGACCCTCTTGACAAA AAATGGAGTAACTCTTACGACATGTTCATGCGGGGTGAAGAAATCCTCTCTGGCGCCCAGCGTATTCATGATCCAGAGTTTTTGACGCAGAGAGCCCAACATCATGATattg ATTTGAGCAAAATTGCTGCCTACATTGATGCCTTCCGGTACGGCTGCCCTCCTCACGCAGGTGGTGGCATCGGTCTGGAGCGAGTGGTGATGCTGTACCTTGGACTGGACAACATAAGGAAAACATCCATGTTCCCCAGAGATCCCAAGAGGTTGACACCATAA
- the LOC135941337 gene encoding N(G),N(G)-dimethylarginine dimethylaminohydrolase 1 isoform X2, giving the protein MFRYTHALVCRVPVAFRTRAEIDLEEARRQHEALCRLLRELGVDVVELPPDELHPECVFVEDTAVICNGVALITRPGAPHRQGEVDTVRAVLKKELGLPIVEISDEAAKLDGGDVLFTGREFFVGLSEWTNEAGARALAASFPEFSVTPIKVSEPRHLKALVSMAAPDVLCVSKGAASQEVLRRIEREASFSYQTLTVPEDSAANVLSVNGTLIHRSAAEAPETCKHLEGKPELQRRQLSVSELAKVGAGLSSCCLLVRRTRAARTF; this is encoded by the exons ATGTTCAGGTACACGCACGCCCTGGTGTGCAGGGTGCCGGTCGCGTTCAGGACGCGCGCAGAGATCGACCTGGAGGAGGCGCGCAGACAGCATGAGGCGCTGTGCCGGCTGCTGCGCGAACTCGGCGTCGACGTGGTCGAACTGCCGCCCGACGAACTGCACCCTGAGTGCGTCTTCGTGGAGGACACAGCGGTCATCTGCAACGGCGTCGCCCTGATCACCCGCCCTGGTGCGCCCCATCGACAGGGAGAg GTGGACACCGTCCGTGCCGTTTTGAAAAAGGAACTCGGGCTGCCGATCGTGGAGATTTCAGACGAGGCTGCCAAACTGGATGGTGGAGACGTCCTTTTCACAG gTCGAGAGTTTTTTGTGGGCCTTAGCGAGTGGACAAACGAAGCGGGAGCACGCGCCCTGGCTGCATCCTTCCCAGAGTTTTCGGTGACGCCCATCAAG GTTTCCGAGCCGCGCCACCTTAAGGCCTTGGTGTCCATGGCAGCGCCGGACGTGCTGTGCGTCAGCAAGGGCGCCGCCTCGCAGGAGGTCTTGCGCCGCATCGAACGAGAGGCCTCCTTCAGCTACCAAACGCTCACCGTACCTGAGGACAGCGCGGCAAACGTGCTCTCCGTCAATGGCACCCTCATCCACCGCTCCGCCGCGGAAGCACCAGAAACCTGCAAG CATCTTGAAGGAAAACCAGAGCTGCAGCGGCGCCAACTTTCCGTCTCGGAGCTCGCAAAAGTCGGCGCAGGACTCTCGTCGTGCTGCTTACTTGTGCGGCGCACTCGCGCAGCACGCACGTTTTGA
- the LOC135941339 gene encoding putative gamma-glutamylcyclotransferase CG2811 — MVQINKLARYNFRKFTQMESVFVYGTLKKGEPNHDWMTEWKEGQYKFIGRAKTVEKLPLIIASRYNIPFLLDKPGLGQEVHGEVYEVDAAMVKRLDELEDHPFFYKRELRPVRLECGTERVCWIYLIQKYRQDLLELPLLDDYKSNGPHGLVYGERSMRNIPGYSAMDDIQGNHKY; from the exons ATGGTACAGATAAATAAGCTTGCGCGCTACAATTTTCGCAAATTTACTCAAATGGAGTCAGTGTTTGTTTACGGAACCTTGAAAAAAGGGGAGCCAAACCACGACTGGATGACCGAATGGAAAGAAGGACAGTACAAGTTCATTGGACGTGCAAAAACAGTAGAGAAACTGCCTCTTATTATCGCCTCCCGTTATAACATTCCATTCCTGCTGGACAAACCAGGCCTTGGGCAA GAGGTGCATGGAGAGGTTTACGAGGTTGATGCTGCAATGGTGAAGAGGCTTGATGAACTAGAGGACCATCCATTCTTTTACAAAAGGGAGCTCCGTCCAGTTCGACTTGAATGTGGCACCGAACGCGTGTGCTggatttatttgattcaaaaataTAGGCAAGACCTGCTTGAGCTGCCACTCCTGGACGACTACAAAAGCAACGGGCCCCACGGGCTGGTTTATGGCGAAAGGAGCATGAGAAACATTCCCGGCTACTCAGCCATGGATGACATTCAGGGTAATCATAAATATTGA
- the LOC135939192 gene encoding cuticle protein 12.5-like, translated as MFKLVAFAALLAVASAGLVGPVAYSAPLAYAAPAVAPVAYAAPAVVKTVAPVATSYANTYKVAVKAPVVAAAPVAYAAPVAYAARPVVAAAPVAYGATLLH; from the exons ATGTTCAAGCTC GTTGCCTTCGCCGCCCTCCTGGCCGTCGCCAGCGCTGGACTCGTCGGCCCCGTGGCCTACTCCGCTCCTCTGGCTTATGCCGCTCCCGCTGTTGCCCCCGTGGCctatgccgcccccgccgtCGTCAAGACCGTCGCCCCTGTCGCCACCTCCTACGCTAACACCTACAAGGTCGCTGTGAAGGCCCCCGTCGTCGCTGCCGCCCCTGTCGCTTATGCCGCCCCTGTCGCCTACGCAGCCAGGCCCGTTGTTGCCGCTGCCCCCGTCGCCTACGGCGCCACCCTCCTCCACTAA
- the LOC135941338 gene encoding protein CDV3 homolog, translating to MADLDDFFAKKDKKKSKGKVGPRFTTVEQVARRLEEPPGPAAAAPRPRPKKESKDGESGQQSHEEDEWREFEEEKKDYSGLRIQNMQLSEADEGGAASDNDTDAAETGQRGAWQSAPAAPKDSDDDDDDVAVPEPTPAPPPPSAAPTGASAGGSYVPPHLRNASASSPSSSSSSSGNIGMGRNSRSRAAPDITNEAYFPTLSSTTAAEPVGAWGKKSRSRDDERGFEDVRNSKSHSSRFEGTTGGGQRPVAMENKFAALRGAADQS from the exons ATGGCGGACCTAGACGACTTTTTCGCTAAGAAAGACAAGAAGAAAAGCAAGGGCAAGGTCGGCCCGCGCTTCACCACGGTGGAGCAGGTGGCCCGGCGGCTGGAGGAGCCCCCtgggccggcggcggcggccccgCGTCCCCGACCCAAGAAAGAGTCCAAGGATGGCGAGTCGGGTCAGCAGAGTCAC GAGGAGGACGAGTGGCGTGAGTTTGAGGAGGAGAAGAAGGACTACTCCGGCCTGCGCATCCAGAACATGCAACTGTCCGAGGCGGACGAAGGCGGCGCCGCTTCCGACAACGACACCGACGCTGCAGAGACTGGCCAACGCGGCGCCTGGCAATCCGCCCCGGCCGCCCCCAAAGACTCAGACGACGACGATGACGACGTGGCCGTTCCCGAACCGACTCCTGCGCCCCCACCCCCCAGCGCTGCCCCCACTGGTGCCTCAGCCGGCGGATCCTACGTGCCGCCCCACTTGAGGAATGCCTCTGCCTCCTCGCCATCATCTTCGTCGTCATCCTCTG GAAACATTGGCATGGGTCGGAATTCTCGTAGCCGAGCTGCGCCTGATATTACCAACGAGGCCTACTTCCCTACACTCTCCTCCACCACTGCAGCTGAACCAGTTGGTGCTTGGGGCAAGAA GAGCCGGAGTCGTGATGACGAGCGAGGATTTGAAGACGTGCGGAACAGCAAGAGCCACTCAAGCAGGTTTGAGGGCACCACGGGTGGAGGCCAGCGGCCAGTCGCCATGGAGAACAAGTTTGCTGCGCTTCGAGGCGCTGCTGACCAGAGCTGA
- the LOC135939354 gene encoding cuticle protein 12.5-like, which yields MFKLVAFAALLAVASAGLVGPVAYSAPLAYAAPAVAPVAYAAPAVVKTVAPVATSYANTYKVAVKAPVVAAAPVAYAAPVAYAARPVVAAAPVAYGATLLH from the exons ATGTTCAAGCTC GTTGCCTTCGCCGCCCTCCTGGCCGTCGCCAGCGCTGGACTCGTCGGCCCCGTGGCCTACTCCGCTCCTCTGGCTTATGCCGCTCCCGCTGTTGCCCCTGTCGCctatgccgcccccgccgtCGTCAAGACCGTCGCCCCTGTCGCCACCTCCTACGCTAACACCTACAAGGTCGCTGTGAAGGCCCCCGTCGTCGCTGCCGCCCCTGTGGCTTATGCCGCCCCTGTCGCCTACGCAGCTAGGCCCGTCGTTGCCGCTGCCCCCGTCGCCTACGGCGCCACCCTCCTCCACTAA
- the LOC135941337 gene encoding N(G),N(G)-dimethylarginine dimethylaminohydrolase 1 isoform X1: MFRYTHALVCRVPVAFRTRAEIDLEEARRQHEALCRLLRELGVDVVELPPDELHPECVFVEDTAVICNGVALITRPGAPHRQGEVDTVRAVLKKELGLPIVEISDEAAKLDGGDVLFTGREFFVGLSEWTNEAGARALAASFPEFSVTPIKVSPGVRLEGGQQGHALQVSEPRHLKALVSMAAPDVLCVSKGAASQEVLRRIEREASFSYQTLTVPEDSAANVLSVNGTLIHRSAAEAPETCKHLEGKPELQRRQLSVSELAKVGAGLSSCCLLVRRTRAARTF, encoded by the exons ATGTTCAGGTACACGCACGCCCTGGTGTGCAGGGTGCCGGTCGCGTTCAGGACGCGCGCAGAGATCGACCTGGAGGAGGCGCGCAGACAGCATGAGGCGCTGTGCCGGCTGCTGCGCGAACTCGGCGTCGACGTGGTCGAACTGCCGCCCGACGAACTGCACCCTGAGTGCGTCTTCGTGGAGGACACAGCGGTCATCTGCAACGGCGTCGCCCTGATCACCCGCCCTGGTGCGCCCCATCGACAGGGAGAg GTGGACACCGTCCGTGCCGTTTTGAAAAAGGAACTCGGGCTGCCGATCGTGGAGATTTCAGACGAGGCTGCCAAACTGGATGGTGGAGACGTCCTTTTCACAG gTCGAGAGTTTTTTGTGGGCCTTAGCGAGTGGACAAACGAAGCGGGAGCACGCGCCCTGGCTGCATCCTTCCCAGAGTTTTCGGTGACGCCCATCAAGGTGAGCCCTGGCGTTCGACTAGAAGGCGGCCAGCAGGGTCACGCCCTGCAG GTTTCCGAGCCGCGCCACCTTAAGGCCTTGGTGTCCATGGCAGCGCCGGACGTGCTGTGCGTCAGCAAGGGCGCCGCCTCGCAGGAGGTCTTGCGCCGCATCGAACGAGAGGCCTCCTTCAGCTACCAAACGCTCACCGTACCTGAGGACAGCGCGGCAAACGTGCTCTCCGTCAATGGCACCCTCATCCACCGCTCCGCCGCGGAAGCACCAGAAACCTGCAAG CATCTTGAAGGAAAACCAGAGCTGCAGCGGCGCCAACTTTCCGTCTCGGAGCTCGCAAAAGTCGGCGCAGGACTCTCGTCGTGCTGCTTACTTGTGCGGCGCACTCGCGCAGCACGCACGTTTTGA
- the fax gene encoding failed axon connections, whose translation MTSEETKTAPAAPAEPEKAPEKETKEAPKEEVKEEVKETKEPVKETPKVHKTDFEQDIVYLYQFSRTPFLPSLSPYCLKVETWLRLAGLKYENVDHKIKFRSKKGQLPFVELNGEEIADSAIIIKELGAKFEKDLDKDLTNEQRTLSHAMISMIENHLFWVVIWWRSKNPDSMLKGYKLNLQQAMGTKIPNGILNFIFKFSFSRKGSKKVKAQGIGVHKPEEILEFGKNDLQVLSNLLDDKPFFFGDEPTNLDLVAFANLAQIYFIDKEVDYALRDFMSESCANLVGLVNRVKERCFSDWDDMCTNLDLNSHLPKPPPKEEEKPKEEETKKEETKDEKEKDNKEKEEKEEKKEEEKDKAENEKKDDAENKEQK comes from the exons ATGACAAGCGAGGAGACCAAGACggcccccgccgcccccgctgAGCCGGAGAAGGCCCCCGAGAAAGAGACCAAGGAGGCCCCGAAAGAAGAGGTCAAAGAGGAGGTGAAGGAGACGAAGGAGCCGGTGAAAGAAACGCCAAAGGTGCACAAGACCGACTTTGAACAGGACATCGTGTACCTCTACCAGTTCAGCCGGACGCCCTTCCTCCCCTCGCTCTCGCCCTACTGTCTTAAGGTGGAAACTTGGCTGCGCCTCGCAGGGTTGAAATACGAG AATGTGGACCACAAGATCAAGTTCCGCTCCAAAAAGGGCCAGCTGCCGTTCGTCGAGCTGAACGGCGAGGAGATCGCTGACTCCGCCATCATCATTAAGGAGTTAGGCGCCAAGTTCGAGAAGGACCTGGACAAGGACTTGACCAATGAACAGAGGACTCTGAGCCACGCCATGATCTCCATGATTGAAAATCATCTTTTCTG GGTGGTCATTTGGTGGAGGTCAAAGAATCCGGACAGCATGCTCAAAGGCTACAAGCTGAACCTGCAGCAGGCGATGGGAACCAAAATCCCCAACGGAATCCTCAACTTTATCTTCAAGTTCAGCTTCTCTCGCAAGGGCAGCAAGAAGGTTAAGGCACAGGGCATCGGCGTTCACAAACCAGAGGAAATCCTTGAATTCGGCAAAAATGACCTTCAGGTTTTATCCAACCTGCTTGACGACAAACCTTTCTTCTTTGGCGACGAACCTACCAAT cTCGATCTTGTCGCGTTTGCGAATTTGGCgcagatttatttcattgataAGGAAGTGGACTACGCTCTACGCGACTTCATGAGTGAGTCGTGTGCCAACCTGGTCGGCCTGGTGAACCGTGTCAAGGAAAGGTGCTTCTCCGATTGGGATGATATGTGCACCAACCTGGACCTGAACTCGCACCTGCCCAAGCCGCCGCCAAAGGAGGAGGAGAAGCCCAAGGAGGAGGAGACCAAGAAGGAGGAAACCAAGGACGAGAAGGAAAAGGACAACAAGGAGAAGGAGGAAAAGGAGGAGAAGAAGGAGGAGGAAAAGGACAAG GCGGAGAATGAGAAGAAGGATGATGCTGAGAACAAGGAGCAAAAGTGA
- the LOC135939421 gene encoding cuticle protein 38-like — protein sequence MFKLVAFAALLAVTSAGLVGPVAYSAPLAYAAPAVAPVAYAAPAVVKTVAPVSTSYANTYKVAVKAPVVAAAPVAYASPVAYAAPVAYAARPVVAAAPVAYGTTLLH from the exons ATGTTCAAGCTC GTTGCCTTCGCCGCCCTCCTGGCCGTCACCAGCGCTGGACTCGTCGGCCCCGTGGCCTACTCCGCTCCTCTGGCTTATGCCGCTCCCGCTGTTGCCCCCGTGGCctatgccgcccccgccgtCGTCAAGACCGTCGCCCCTGTCTCCACCTCCTATGCTAACACCTACAAGGTCGCTGTGAAGGCCCCCGTCGTCGCTGCCGCCCCCGTCGCCTACGCTTCCCCTGTGGCTTATGCCGCCCCTGTCGCCTACGCCGCCAGGCCCGTCGTTGCCGCTGCTCCCGTCGCCTACGGCACCACCCTCCTCCACTAA